The following proteins are co-located in the Flammeovirga kamogawensis genome:
- the porN gene encoding type IX secretion system ring subunit PorN/GldN has product MKTYKLLICLLFISISVLAQAPDTMTNPHSMMDIQKYEVMWKKSLWFRVNLQTKANYGFFSKNHEITKVIIDAVKNDKIVPFASDTLETRISKQEFLSRLIIPQTISDTDYDDDDAAWGDLNGNKSANDSGQKPGDEYSADRLWAIELKVDRIFDKRRSKMYSDLVAVNLIIPASENPKGIDIVLGSFSFRELNEMVFHLKGEDGKLIDDPSAIWYNSYNPAQHRNLGDAFALELYDGRLIKFENPQDNSIIMMYGNDKRSLYQSQEAVYKLMEYEALLWEY; this is encoded by the coding sequence ATGAAAACATATAAATTATTGATTTGCTTATTATTTATAAGTATATCGGTACTTGCTCAAGCACCTGATACAATGACAAACCCACACTCTATGATGGATATTCAGAAATATGAGGTAATGTGGAAAAAATCTTTGTGGTTTAGAGTAAATCTTCAGACAAAAGCTAATTATGGATTTTTCTCTAAAAATCATGAGATCACAAAAGTGATTATTGATGCTGTAAAAAATGATAAAATTGTTCCATTTGCTAGTGATACTTTAGAAACAAGAATATCAAAACAAGAATTCCTTAGTCGTTTAATTATTCCTCAAACAATATCGGATACTGATTATGACGACGACGATGCCGCTTGGGGTGATTTAAATGGTAATAAATCTGCAAATGATTCTGGACAAAAACCAGGTGATGAATATTCTGCAGATCGTTTATGGGCAATAGAATTAAAAGTGGATAGAATCTTTGATAAAAGAAGATCTAAGATGTATTCAGATTTAGTAGCAGTAAATTTAATTATTCCTGCTTCAGAAAATCCAAAAGGAATTGATATTGTATTAGGTTCTTTCTCATTTAGAGAATTAAATGAAATGGTATTTCACTTAAAAGGAGAAGATGGTAAATTAATAGATGATCCATCTGCAATATGGTATAACAGTTATAACCCTGCTCAGCATAGAAACTTAGGTGATGCTTTTGCTCTAGAATTGTATGACGGCAGATTAATAAAGTTTGAAAACCCTCAAGATAATTCAATCATTATGATGTATGGAAATGACAAACGATCTTTGTATCAATCTCAAGAAGCTGTTTATAAACTAATGGAGTATGAAGCACTTCTTTGGGAATACTAA
- a CDS encoding alpha-2-macroglobulin family protein, which translates to MRFLTQCQQLFLLVLFFGCSSEQSSKVIYKNFTDEVEVQQNLSFTFSNETREIKTDEWVNTPYITIKPEVKGKFRWSAKNTLVFSPEIGFKPSTKYVLQLSSNELSKEGIVLSSDELIYSFTTPVLKVVNKQVSWALGNHNKPVPHISIEFNYPVDSDELSKLLKVTNGIQALKFEKNSNSINHKVVYTLLDYNSEKDTSIKLSINKGLNTKNGSITMPSYTSELIVPKKQKFDITSIEAKVVGGSNVILINTNQGIYREKNIKSLIKVSPKVSFEVEEKENGIQLVGGFRSGQDYNVTISAKLKGVFRTPLEKEYKENVVFGELTPSISFVDKKSIYLSNKGKKEVDLRIVNVPEIDIKIFKIYKNNLLSFFDNNSNYQESDYYYYGPQYYKLGDEVFSRSKVSVRDLETVGINQVLSLDFLDENKFEGVYVIELRSSEKRYLAVHKLLSISDIGLIVKEGKNSALVYANSIADASALSGVEVTLVSRNNQEVYTQKTGSDGVAKFDDLAKNAKGFDIKMVYAKNGSDFNYINYDQTRISTARFNVGGLRLNSTGMMTYIYGDRNLYRPGETVYFKTITRDYNWNPAPNQPIKVKVFLPDGNELISRRATLNDQGTYEGSVKLMDAGVTGAYRIEVSTANDIVLASHKISVEDFMPDRIKVAVETSKKQISNNDKFSLNGKAVNLFGPPAADRNYEVDLSLSRKAILPKDYKEYNFTLNGRVDLSYLDHLRQGKTDVEGLFKEEFSIDDKYENSGLLEAKIYTTVFDESGRPVRRLTKIEIPTQQYFIGIKNDDWYVKTKSKVKLPIIAVNKNMKVANNAKVIVKLIRYEWQSVMESTYNGRYRYVSRKKAIPVSTKNINISGEKAYFSFIPEISGEYEVQIKLPGASNYVNKRYYAYGWGETTNSAFEVDKEGRVTIEPEKTVYNIGDKAKVLFKTPFKGKMLVTIEQDEVVSYQIINTDNKSASIEIPIEDEHLPNIFITATLIKGAKDNALPLTVAHGFVPLKVTSPKRKIDLRIDAPTNSRSRKSQTIEVTSGNGEEDIEVTVAVVDEGILQIKNYITPNPFNFFYQNRALNVETYNIYPKMMQFKQQANSFGSDMANLGARANPMINNRVNLVAYWSGTLKTDDDGKVKFTVDIPEFSGELRVMAVAIKGNAFGTAETKMKVKDPLVISTSLPRFLSPKDKNEASIMLANTTDKSVDVKTSLAIEGALSVENTQLETVKIPANSEKIINFTLKADNTIGTGKVTVIAHALNEDFISETNINVRPSTSLLKSSGENVIQANQSKSIDLKEDYIKSSIKGKLWLSKSPMMQFAKSLNYLIRYPYGCVEQTTSAVFPQLYLGDLANTLNKGIHSNKSDFYINEAIRKLQSMQMYNGGLSYWQGGSYVSYYGSAYAAHFLLEAKNKGYEVDQKVVNKLLDYLLQNVKKKNKVTYTYYNSRNERTSRTYADKTTFYALYILAEAGKADIPTMNYYKKNSSLVPKDSKYVLAASYLRVGDQKSYRLLLPKSFGVSKSESEFGGSFSSFIRDQALALNVLLSTDPKNAQIGVLSKELTESMKSKEWMSTQERAFGLLALGKLAQKASAQNVKAVILADGNTVAEFDNDDLSLTKEVLGREIVIKVTGNGQLYYFWEIEGLNASGRYPEEDKKLKVRRTYYDRDGKALSTSSFKQNDLIIVGITLQSDGRNIENVVVTDMLPAGFEIENPRLGDVPGMGWTKSKASIPQHVDFRDDRVHFFTTANKKVKTYFYVVRAVSKGTFKVGPVSADAMYNGAYHSYNGARTIVVE; encoded by the coding sequence ATGAGGTTCCTAACACAATGCCAACAACTTTTTTTACTCGTTCTATTTTTCGGTTGTTCATCAGAGCAATCCTCTAAAGTTATTTATAAAAACTTTACAGATGAGGTAGAAGTACAGCAAAATTTATCTTTTACATTTAGTAATGAGACTAGAGAAATAAAAACAGATGAATGGGTAAATACACCTTACATTACAATAAAACCGGAAGTTAAAGGAAAGTTTAGATGGTCTGCTAAAAACACATTAGTATTCTCTCCAGAAATAGGTTTTAAACCATCTACAAAATATGTGCTGCAGTTATCAAGTAATGAATTAAGTAAAGAAGGGATTGTTTTATCATCGGATGAGCTTATTTATTCTTTTACAACTCCTGTATTAAAAGTGGTAAATAAGCAAGTGAGTTGGGCGTTAGGTAATCATAATAAGCCCGTTCCTCATATTAGTATCGAGTTTAATTACCCTGTTGATAGTGATGAACTTTCAAAACTTTTAAAAGTTACAAATGGTATTCAAGCATTAAAGTTTGAAAAGAATAGTAATAGTATAAATCATAAAGTAGTTTATACTCTTTTAGATTATAATAGTGAAAAAGATACTTCAATTAAATTATCTATAAATAAAGGTCTTAACACAAAGAATGGTAGTATAACGATGCCTTCTTATACATCAGAACTAATAGTACCTAAGAAACAAAAATTTGATATTACATCTATAGAAGCAAAAGTAGTAGGAGGAAGTAATGTTATACTGATCAATACAAATCAAGGTATTTATAGAGAGAAAAATATTAAATCATTAATTAAAGTATCACCTAAGGTATCTTTTGAAGTTGAGGAAAAGGAAAATGGAATTCAACTAGTTGGAGGTTTTAGATCTGGTCAGGATTATAATGTTACAATTTCAGCTAAATTAAAAGGTGTTTTTAGAACTCCTTTAGAGAAAGAATACAAAGAAAATGTTGTTTTTGGTGAATTGACTCCGAGTATTTCTTTTGTAGACAAAAAGTCAATTTATCTTTCAAATAAAGGCAAAAAAGAAGTTGACTTAAGAATAGTCAATGTACCAGAGATAGATATCAAAATATTTAAGATCTATAAAAACAATTTATTATCGTTTTTTGATAATAACAGCAACTACCAAGAAAGTGATTATTATTATTACGGTCCTCAATATTATAAATTAGGAGATGAAGTATTTTCTAGATCAAAAGTTTCTGTTAGAGATTTAGAAACAGTTGGTATTAATCAAGTATTATCACTAGATTTTTTAGATGAAAATAAGTTTGAGGGAGTATATGTAATTGAATTAAGAAGCTCTGAAAAAAGATATTTAGCGGTACATAAACTTTTAAGTATATCAGACATTGGTTTAATAGTTAAAGAAGGGAAAAATAGTGCTTTAGTTTATGCTAATTCAATCGCTGATGCGTCTGCTTTATCAGGAGTAGAGGTAACTTTAGTAAGTAGAAATAATCAAGAAGTTTATACTCAAAAAACAGGTAGTGATGGTGTTGCGAAATTTGATGATTTAGCAAAAAATGCGAAGGGGTTTGATATAAAGATGGTATATGCTAAAAACGGTTCAGACTTCAATTATATAAACTACGATCAAACACGAATAAGTACAGCTAGATTTAATGTAGGTGGTTTACGATTAAATAGTACTGGTATGATGACCTATATTTATGGTGATCGTAACTTATATAGACCTGGAGAAACAGTTTATTTTAAAACAATAACAAGAGATTATAACTGGAACCCTGCCCCAAATCAACCAATAAAAGTTAAGGTATTCTTACCAGATGGTAATGAATTAATATCAAGAAGAGCTACTTTAAATGATCAAGGGACTTATGAAGGGAGTGTAAAACTGATGGATGCTGGTGTAACAGGTGCTTATAGAATAGAGGTTAGTACAGCAAATGATATTGTTTTAGCATCTCATAAAATATCTGTAGAAGACTTTATGCCAGATCGTATTAAGGTTGCAGTAGAAACATCTAAAAAACAAATAAGTAATAACGATAAATTTTCATTAAATGGTAAAGCTGTAAACCTTTTTGGTCCCCCTGCAGCAGATAGAAATTATGAAGTTGATTTATCACTTAGTAGAAAAGCAATTCTTCCAAAAGATTACAAAGAGTATAATTTTACATTAAATGGTAGAGTTGATTTATCTTATTTAGATCATTTAAGACAAGGAAAAACAGATGTAGAAGGCTTATTTAAAGAAGAATTTTCTATAGATGATAAATATGAAAATAGTGGTTTACTTGAAGCTAAAATTTATACCACAGTTTTTGATGAATCTGGAAGACCTGTTAGAAGATTAACCAAAATAGAAATTCCAACACAGCAATATTTTATTGGTATTAAGAACGATGATTGGTATGTGAAAACAAAAAGTAAGGTTAAACTGCCAATTATAGCTGTGAATAAAAATATGAAAGTAGCTAATAACGCTAAAGTTATTGTTAAACTTATACGTTATGAGTGGCAGTCTGTAATGGAAAGTACATACAATGGACGTTATAGATATGTATCAAGAAAAAAAGCTATTCCTGTTTCTACTAAAAATATAAATATATCTGGCGAAAAGGCATACTTCTCATTTATTCCTGAAATTTCTGGCGAATATGAAGTTCAAATAAAATTACCTGGAGCAAGTAATTATGTAAATAAACGCTATTACGCTTATGGATGGGGTGAGACCACTAATTCAGCATTTGAAGTTGATAAAGAAGGTAGAGTTACCATTGAGCCAGAAAAAACAGTTTATAATATTGGAGACAAAGCAAAAGTCTTATTCAAAACACCTTTTAAAGGAAAAATGCTTGTTACTATTGAGCAGGATGAAGTAGTATCATATCAAATTATAAATACTGATAATAAGTCAGCATCTATAGAAATTCCAATAGAAGATGAGCATCTACCAAACATATTTATTACAGCAACTTTAATTAAAGGAGCGAAAGACAATGCTTTACCTTTAACTGTGGCACATGGCTTTGTACCATTAAAAGTAACATCACCAAAAAGAAAAATAGACCTGAGAATAGATGCACCTACAAATAGTCGTTCTAGAAAATCTCAAACTATAGAAGTTACATCTGGTAATGGAGAAGAAGATATTGAAGTTACAGTAGCTGTTGTTGATGAAGGAATATTACAGATAAAGAATTATATAACACCTAATCCGTTTAATTTCTTTTACCAGAATAGAGCACTGAATGTTGAAACTTACAACATTTACCCTAAGATGATGCAGTTTAAACAGCAAGCCAATAGCTTTGGTTCTGATATGGCTAATTTAGGAGCAAGAGCTAATCCTATGATTAATAATAGAGTAAATCTTGTAGCCTATTGGAGCGGAACATTAAAAACTGATGATGATGGAAAAGTGAAGTTTACAGTTGATATTCCTGAGTTTTCTGGTGAGTTGAGAGTAATGGCTGTAGCAATAAAAGGTAATGCTTTTGGTACTGCAGAAACGAAGATGAAAGTTAAAGATCCTTTAGTTATAAGTACTTCTTTACCTCGCTTTTTAAGCCCTAAAGATAAAAATGAGGCAAGTATTATGTTAGCAAACACAACAGATAAGTCTGTTGATGTAAAAACATCTTTAGCAATTGAAGGGGCACTGTCTGTAGAAAATACTCAACTAGAAACGGTAAAAATACCAGCTAATTCTGAGAAAATAATCAACTTTACTTTAAAAGCAGATAATACAATTGGTACAGGTAAAGTAACAGTAATTGCACATGCATTAAATGAAGATTTTATTTCTGAAACGAATATTAATGTACGTCCTTCTACATCTTTACTAAAATCAAGTGGTGAAAATGTAATTCAAGCTAATCAGTCTAAATCTATAGATTTAAAAGAAGATTATATTAAATCTTCAATTAAAGGAAAACTATGGTTGAGTAAATCACCAATGATGCAATTTGCGAAAAGCCTGAACTATCTAATTAGATATCCTTATGGGTGTGTTGAACAAACTACATCGGCAGTATTTCCTCAGTTATATTTAGGAGATTTAGCCAATACATTAAATAAAGGTATTCATTCTAATAAGTCTGATTTCTATATTAATGAAGCAATAAGAAAACTTCAAAGTATGCAGATGTATAATGGAGGTTTGTCTTATTGGCAAGGAGGATCATATGTAAGTTATTATGGATCTGCTTATGCAGCACACTTTTTATTAGAAGCAAAAAATAAAGGGTATGAAGTAGATCAAAAAGTAGTAAATAAGTTATTAGATTATCTTCTACAAAATGTAAAGAAAAAGAATAAAGTAACATATACTTATTACAATAGTAGAAACGAAAGAACTTCTAGAACTTATGCAGATAAAACTACATTTTATGCTTTGTATATCTTAGCAGAAGCGGGTAAGGCAGATATACCTACAATGAATTATTATAAGAAAAATAGTTCTTTAGTACCAAAAGATTCAAAGTATGTTTTAGCAGCTTCTTATTTAAGAGTTGGAGACCAAAAAAGTTATCGCCTATTATTACCAAAATCTTTTGGAGTAAGTAAGTCTGAGTCAGAATTTGGTGGTAGTTTTTCATCATTTATAAGAGACCAAGCATTGGCTTTAAATGTATTATTAAGTACTGACCCTAAGAATGCTCAAATTGGAGTGTTATCAAAAGAGTTGACAGAGTCTATGAAAAGTAAAGAGTGGATGTCAACTCAAGAAAGAGCTTTTGGCTTATTAGCTTTAGGTAAATTAGCACAGAAAGCATCTGCTCAGAATGTAAAAGCAGTTATTTTAGCAGATGGAAATACAGTAGCTGAATTTGATAATGATGACCTTTCACTTACTAAAGAAGTTCTAGGGAGAGAAATAGTTATTAAAGTAACCGGAAATGGGCAACTTTATTATTTTTGGGAGATTGAAGGTTTAAACGCATCAGGAAGATACCCTGAAGAAGATAAAAAGTTAAAAGTTAGAAGAACATATTATGATAGAGACGGAAAAGCTTTATCTACATCTTCATTTAAGCAAAATGATTTAATTATAGTAGGTATTACTTTACAATCTGATGGAAGGAATATAGAAAATGTTGTAGTAACAGACATGTTACCAGCAGGTTTTGAAATCGAAAATCCAAGATTAGGAGATGTACCAGGCATGGGTTGGACTAAATCTAAAGCAAGTATTCCTCAGCATGTAGATTTTAGAGACGACCGTGTACACTTCTTTACAACAGCAAATAAAAAGGTAAAAACATATTTTTATGTAGTGAGAGCTGTAAGTAAAGGAACATTTAAAGTAGGTCCTGTTAGTGCTGATGCAATGTATAACGGAGCTTATCATTCTTATAATGGAGCAAGAACAATAGTAGTTGAATAA
- the ettA gene encoding energy-dependent translational throttle protein EttA produces the protein MSNNNETVIFSMAGVTKVYPPNKQVLKNIYLSFFYGAKIGVLGLNGSGKSSLLRIIAGVDKEYRGEVVFSQGYSIGYLEQEPLLDPEKTVKQVVQEGAQETVDLLQEFEEINLKFAEPEILDDPDAMNKLIERQGEVQEKLDNLDAWELDSKLDRAMDALRCPPEDQKISVLSGGEKRRVALCRLLLQAPDVLLLDEPTNHLDAESVYWLEQHLQQYKGTVIAVTHDRYFLDNVAGWILELDRGEGIPWKGNYSSWLDQKQKRLAKEDKQETKRQKTLERELEWIKMTPKGRHAKQKARLSSYESLLNEDTKEKEAQLEIFIPAGPRLGSKVIEAKGVSMAFDDKVLYEDLNFTLPQGGIVGIVGPNGVGKTTLFKLITGQLKPLSGTFDVGETVEIGYIDQEHNDIDKTKTVWETISGGNELMEIDGRQVNSRAYVSKFNFAGNDQNKKVGDLSGGMRNRVQLAMTLKKGANLLLLDEPTNDLDVNTMRSLEEALENFAGCAVIISHDRWFLDRLATHLLVFEGESSVRYFEGNFSEYEAKRREEVGDTTPKRLKYKKLTK, from the coding sequence ATGAGTAATAATAATGAAACTGTCATCTTCTCGATGGCTGGTGTTACAAAGGTATATCCTCCTAATAAACAGGTATTAAAAAATATATATCTTTCTTTTTTCTATGGTGCCAAAATTGGTGTTCTAGGTCTAAATGGATCCGGTAAATCTTCTTTACTTCGTATTATTGCTGGAGTAGATAAAGAGTATAGAGGTGAAGTTGTTTTCTCTCAAGGATATAGCATTGGTTATTTAGAGCAAGAACCGCTTTTAGATCCAGAAAAAACCGTTAAACAAGTTGTACAAGAAGGTGCTCAGGAAACTGTAGATTTACTTCAAGAGTTTGAAGAAATAAATTTAAAATTTGCAGAACCGGAAATATTAGATGATCCGGATGCAATGAATAAACTCATAGAACGTCAAGGAGAGGTTCAAGAGAAATTAGATAACCTTGACGCTTGGGAATTAGACAGTAAACTTGACCGCGCAATGGATGCTCTTCGTTGTCCTCCAGAAGATCAAAAAATTAGTGTATTATCTGGTGGTGAAAAACGTAGAGTTGCATTATGTAGACTTCTTCTTCAAGCCCCAGATGTACTCTTATTAGATGAGCCTACCAACCACTTAGATGCTGAATCTGTATATTGGTTAGAGCAACATTTACAACAATATAAAGGTACTGTAATTGCAGTAACTCACGATCGTTATTTCTTAGATAACGTTGCTGGATGGATTCTTGAATTAGATCGTGGAGAAGGTATTCCTTGGAAAGGTAATTACTCTTCATGGTTAGATCAAAAACAAAAACGTCTAGCAAAAGAAGATAAACAAGAAACTAAACGTCAGAAGACACTTGAAAGAGAATTAGAATGGATTAAAATGACTCCCAAAGGACGTCATGCTAAACAAAAAGCTCGTTTAAGTTCTTACGAATCTCTATTGAATGAAGATACTAAAGAGAAAGAAGCTCAATTAGAAATCTTTATTCCTGCAGGCCCTCGTTTAGGATCAAAAGTAATTGAAGCTAAAGGTGTTTCTATGGCTTTTGATGATAAAGTTCTTTACGAAGATCTTAATTTCACTTTACCTCAAGGTGGTATTGTTGGTATTGTTGGACCAAACGGTGTTGGTAAAACAACCCTATTCAAATTAATTACAGGACAGTTAAAACCATTGTCTGGTACTTTTGATGTTGGAGAAACTGTAGAGATTGGCTATATCGATCAAGAACATAATGATATTGATAAAACCAAAACAGTATGGGAAACAATTTCTGGAGGTAATGAATTAATGGAAATTGATGGACGTCAAGTTAATTCTAGAGCTTATGTTTCTAAGTTTAACTTTGCAGGTAATGATCAAAATAAAAAAGTAGGTGATTTATCTGGAGGTATGCGTAACAGAGTACAATTAGCCATGACCCTTAAAAAAGGTGCTAACTTATTATTACTTGATGAGCCTACCAACGATTTAGACGTAAATACAATGCGTTCTCTAGAAGAAGCATTAGAAAATTTTGCGGGTTGTGCAGTAATTATTTCTCACGACCGTTGGTTCTTAGATAGATTAGCAACTCACTTATTAGTATTTGAAGGTGAATCTAGTGTAAGATACTTTGAAGGTAACTTCTCTGAATATGAAGCAAAAAGAAGGGAAGAAGTTGGAGATACGACACCAAAAAGATTGAAATATAAAAAATTGACAAAATAA
- a CDS encoding DUF349 domain-containing protein, translated as MSDSQIIEHKNITEYGYVQDGKVFLRGYYDFKDREIGVVRESDEESLQYFVDRFTMVTDKVLAVQDAVHTAENKGSFLMKLIHMRTYLASFNGLGDFTKLYEIINVLEDEINEYIAINRDKNLEIKQALLKEAEDWKGSQDWKEASLRFKEIKMNWIKTGSAIKEEEEELSEKFNAYMDEFYQARTEFFREQNELHEQYIDQYEALLIKVRRINRQGGGDDHVQAVKDIQQEWRNVGQVPKKKMGFLGNDFKRETAKFFNSLGGGYGQQRGGDRGGYGQQRGGYGQQGGGYQQRGGGYGQQRGGYGQQGGGDRGGYQQRGGYGQQGGGDRGGYQQRGGYGQQGGGDRGGYQQRGGYGQQGGGDRGGYQQRGGYGQQGGGDRGGYQQRGGYGQQSGGDRGGYQQRSSGGERGGYQQRGGYGQQSGGDRGGYQQRSSGGERGSYQQRGSYQQRESYGSDRPAYSTRDMGGSAGAPQESKKDLLETAERYLTDGAPFNIANIKQLQNGWKSLGKEPSQEDKEMNLRFRIVCNEIFESHFLERTAKNEEPDLYSLSDFEQLKIKLDILRESIRKDEQELFEFNAKYSSILSSSTTEQNTENYALYQERNNYVNKLKTKQRILKKLEDKLLAM; from the coding sequence ATGTCAGATTCCCAAATTATCGAGCACAAGAACATTACAGAGTACGGATATGTACAAGATGGTAAAGTATTTCTACGAGGGTATTACGATTTTAAAGACAGAGAAATCGGTGTAGTAAGAGAAAGCGACGAAGAAAGTTTACAATATTTTGTAGACAGATTCACAATGGTTACAGACAAAGTATTGGCTGTACAAGATGCTGTTCATACTGCAGAGAATAAAGGTTCTTTCCTAATGAAGCTCATTCACATGAGAACTTATCTAGCTTCATTTAATGGTTTAGGCGATTTTACTAAACTATACGAAATTATCAATGTATTAGAGGATGAAATCAACGAGTACATTGCTATCAATAGAGATAAGAACCTTGAAATTAAGCAAGCTTTATTAAAAGAAGCAGAAGATTGGAAAGGTAGCCAAGATTGGAAAGAAGCATCTCTACGTTTCAAAGAAATTAAAATGAACTGGATTAAAACCGGTTCTGCAATCAAAGAAGAAGAAGAAGAACTTTCTGAGAAGTTTAATGCTTACATGGATGAATTCTATCAAGCAAGAACAGAATTCTTTAGAGAGCAAAATGAACTTCATGAACAATATATTGATCAGTACGAAGCTTTACTTATTAAAGTAAGACGAATTAATCGTCAAGGTGGAGGAGATGATCACGTTCAAGCTGTTAAAGATATACAGCAAGAATGGCGAAATGTTGGTCAAGTTCCTAAAAAGAAAATGGGATTCTTGGGTAACGATTTCAAACGTGAAACTGCTAAATTCTTCAACTCATTAGGTGGAGGATACGGTCAACAACGCGGTGGAGATCGTGGTGGTTATGGTCAACAACGTGGTGGATACGGTCAACAAGGTGGCGGTTACCAACAACGTGGTGGTGGTTATGGTCAACAACGCGGCGGTTATGGTCAACAAGGCGGTGGAGATCGCGGCGGATACCAACAACGCGGCGGTTACGGTCAACAAGGCGGTGGAGATCGCGGCGGATACCAACAACGCGGCGGTTACGGCCAACAAGGCGGTGGAGATCGCGGTGGTTACCAACAACGCGGCGGTTACGGCCAACAAGGCGGTGGAGATCGCGGCGGATACCAACAACGCGGCGGTTATGGTCAACAAGGCGGTGGAGATCGCGGCGGATACCAACAACGCGGTGGTTATGGTCAACAAAGCGGTGGAGATCGCGGCGGATACCAACAACGTAGTAGTGGTGGAGAACGTGGTGGTTACCAACAACGTGGTGGCTACGGTCAGCAAAGTGGTGGAGATCGCGGTGGATACCAACAACGTAGTAGTGGTGGAGAACGTGGTAGTTACCAACAACGCGGAAGTTACCAACAACGTGAAAGTTATGGTAGTGATCGTCCTGCTTATAGTACAAGAGATATGGGTGGTTCAGCTGGAGCTCCTCAAGAATCTAAAAAAGATTTACTAGAGACTGCAGAAAGATACTTAACAGATGGTGCTCCTTTTAACATTGCAAATATTAAGCAATTGCAAAATGGATGGAAATCTTTAGGTAAAGAGCCTTCTCAAGAAGATAAAGAAATGAATTTACGTTTCCGTATTGTTTGTAACGAAATCTTTGAGAGTCACTTCTTAGAGCGTACAGCAAAAAATGAGGAGCCAGATTTATATAGCTTATCTGATTTTGAGCAATTGAAAATCAAACTTGACATCTTAAGAGAATCTATTCGTAAAGATGAACAAGAGTTATTTGAGTTTAATGCCAAATATTCTTCAATTTTGTCTTCGTCTACTACGGAACAAAACACGGAGAATTACGCTTTATACCAAGAACGTAACAACTATGTGAATAAGTTGAAAACAAAACAACGTATCCTTAAGAAATTAGAGGATAAATTGTTAGCAATGTAA